One genomic window of Arvicola amphibius chromosome 4, mArvAmp1.2, whole genome shotgun sequence includes the following:
- the LOC119811014 gene encoding fibroblast growth factor receptor 3-like isoform X2 — translation MGATKFRHRHGSLVMESVVPSDSGHYTCVVQNTLGSIRQTYTLDVLERFPHRPVLQAGLPENQTATLGSDVEFHCKVYSDAQPHIQWLKHVEVNGSKTGPDGRPYVTVLKTSGINTSNKELEVLSLRNVTFEDSGEYTCLAGNYFGFSHHSAWLEVLPAERELAEGSAAGKWSAGRISSWVGFSIFILTASVGTLCYLRGVSGKNLGSPGVDNDIRFPPEQEVTSVNSGLPWVRIVHPISRDSTVMASVSEPPPPADPKWEISRTRLTLGHSLGEGCFGQVFKAEAVGLHLDNTAEPVTVAVKMLKDDANGQDLSDLVSEMEMKVIGRHENIINLLGACTQGGPLYVLMEYAAKGNLRDFLRAQRPLSAECYGASRLPEEQLTRKDLVSCACQVARGMEHLASRKCVHRDLAARNVLVTEDSVMKVADFGLARDVHRLGYYKKITHGRLPVKWMAPESLLDGVYTHQSGGPLESCSGRSLPWGAPHTLASQRKSFSSC, via the exons ATGGGGGCCACCAAG TTTAGGCACCGGCATGGGAGCCTGGTCATGGAGAGTGTGGTGCCTTCTGATAGCGGCCACTACACCTGCGTGGTTCAGAACACGTTGGGCAGCATCCGGCAGACTTACACCCTGGATGTCCTGG AGCGCTTCCCACATCGGCCCGTTTTGCAGGCTGGGCTGCCGGAAAACCAGACGGCCACCCTAGGAAGCGACGTGGAGTTCCACTGCAAGGTCTACAGCGATGCCCAGCCGCACATCCAGTGGCTGAAGCACGTGGAGGTGAATGGCAGCAAGACAGGCCCGGATGGCAGGCCCTACGTCACCGTCCTCAAG ACATCAGGCATTAACACAAGCAACAAGGAGCTAGAAGTTCTGTCTCTGCGCAATGTCACCTTTGAGGACTCGGGGGAGTACACCTGTCTGGCAGGCAATTATTTTGGATTTTCCCATCACTCTGCATGGCTGGAGGTGCTGCCAG CTGAGAGAGAGCTGGCCGAGGGCAGTGCAGCTGGCAAGTGGTCTGCAGGCCGCATCAGCTCCTGGGTGGGCTTCTCCATCTTCATCTTGACGGCATCGGTTGGGACGCTCTGCTACCTGCGTGGAGTCTCAGGAAAGAACCTGGGGTCTCCCGGTGTGGACAATGACATTCGCTTCCCACCCGAGCAAGAG GTGACCTCCGTGAACTCTGGTCTACCCTGGGTCCGCATCGTCCACCCAATTTCAAGAGACTCTACCGTCATGGCCAGTGTTTCTGAGCCTCCGCCGCCAGCCGACCCCAAGTGGGAAATATCGAGAACTCG GCTGACACTCGGTCATTCTCTAGGAGAAGGCTGCTTTGGCCAGGTTTTTAAGGCAGAGGCTGTTGGCCTTCACCTGGACAACACTGCCGAGCCCGTCACCGTGGCTGTGAAAATGCTGAAag ATGATGCCAACGGCCAGGACTTGTCGGACCTGGTGTCTGAGATGGAGATGAAAGTTATTGGCCGGCACGAGAACATTATCAACCTGCTGGGGGCCTGCACACAGGGCG GGCCATTGTATGTGCTGATGGAGTACGCAGCCAAGGGCAACCTCCGGGACTTCCTGCGGGCACAAAGGCCGCTCAGCGCGGAATGCTATGGTGCCTCCAGGCTGCCAGAAGAACAGCTCACCCGCAAAGATCTCGTGTCCTGTGCCTGTCAGGTGGCCCGAGGTATGGAGCACCTGGCTTCTCGGAAG TGCGTTCACAGAGACTTGGCTGCCAGAAACGTGTTGGTGACTGAGGACAGCGTGATGAAGGTTGCAGATTTTGGCCTGGCCCGTGATGTGCACCGTCTGGGATACTACAAGAAGATCACGCAC GGCCGGCTCCCTGTGAAGTGGATGGCACCAGAGTCCCTGTTGGACGGAGTCTACACCCACCAGAGTG GTGGTCCTTTGGAGTCCTGCTCTGGGAGATCTTTACCCTGGGGGGCTCCCCATACCCTGGCATCCCAGCGGAAGAGCTTTTCAAGCTGTTGA
- the LOC119811014 gene encoding fibroblast growth factor receptor 3-like isoform X3, giving the protein MGATKFRHRHGSLVMESVVPSDSGHYTCVVQNTLGSIRQTYTLDVLERFPHRPVLQAGLPENQTATLGSDVEFHCKVYSDAQPHIQWLKHVEVNGSKTGPDGRPYVTVLKTSGINTSNKELEVLSLRNVTFEDSGEYTCLAGNYFGFSHHSAWLEVLPAERELAEGSAAGKWSAGRISSWVGFSIFILTASVGTLCYLRGVSGKNLGSPGVDNDIRFPPEQEVTSVNSGLPWVRIVHPISRDSTVMASVSEPPPPADPKWEISRTRLTLGHSLGEGCFGQVFKAEAVGLHLDNTAEPVTVAVKMLKDDANGQDLSDLVSEMEMKVIGRHENIINLLGACTQGGPLYVLMEYAAKGNLRDFLRAQRPLSAECYGASRLPEEQLTRKDLVSCACQVARGMEHLASRKRLGCQKRVGD; this is encoded by the exons ATGGGGGCCACCAAG TTTAGGCACCGGCATGGGAGCCTGGTCATGGAGAGTGTGGTGCCTTCTGATAGCGGCCACTACACCTGCGTGGTTCAGAACACGTTGGGCAGCATCCGGCAGACTTACACCCTGGATGTCCTGG AGCGCTTCCCACATCGGCCCGTTTTGCAGGCTGGGCTGCCGGAAAACCAGACGGCCACCCTAGGAAGCGACGTGGAGTTCCACTGCAAGGTCTACAGCGATGCCCAGCCGCACATCCAGTGGCTGAAGCACGTGGAGGTGAATGGCAGCAAGACAGGCCCGGATGGCAGGCCCTACGTCACCGTCCTCAAG ACATCAGGCATTAACACAAGCAACAAGGAGCTAGAAGTTCTGTCTCTGCGCAATGTCACCTTTGAGGACTCGGGGGAGTACACCTGTCTGGCAGGCAATTATTTTGGATTTTCCCATCACTCTGCATGGCTGGAGGTGCTGCCAG CTGAGAGAGAGCTGGCCGAGGGCAGTGCAGCTGGCAAGTGGTCTGCAGGCCGCATCAGCTCCTGGGTGGGCTTCTCCATCTTCATCTTGACGGCATCGGTTGGGACGCTCTGCTACCTGCGTGGAGTCTCAGGAAAGAACCTGGGGTCTCCCGGTGTGGACAATGACATTCGCTTCCCACCCGAGCAAGAG GTGACCTCCGTGAACTCTGGTCTACCCTGGGTCCGCATCGTCCACCCAATTTCAAGAGACTCTACCGTCATGGCCAGTGTTTCTGAGCCTCCGCCGCCAGCCGACCCCAAGTGGGAAATATCGAGAACTCG GCTGACACTCGGTCATTCTCTAGGAGAAGGCTGCTTTGGCCAGGTTTTTAAGGCAGAGGCTGTTGGCCTTCACCTGGACAACACTGCCGAGCCCGTCACCGTGGCTGTGAAAATGCTGAAag ATGATGCCAACGGCCAGGACTTGTCGGACCTGGTGTCTGAGATGGAGATGAAAGTTATTGGCCGGCACGAGAACATTATCAACCTGCTGGGGGCCTGCACACAGGGCG GGCCATTGTATGTGCTGATGGAGTACGCAGCCAAGGGCAACCTCCGGGACTTCCTGCGGGCACAAAGGCCGCTCAGCGCGGAATGCTATGGTGCCTCCAGGCTGCCAGAAGAACAGCTCACCCGCAAAGATCTCGTGTCCTGTGCCTGTCAGGTGGCCCGAGGTATGGAGCACCTGGCTTCTCGGAAG AGACTTGGCTGCCAGAAACGTGTTGGTGACTGA
- the LOC119811014 gene encoding fibroblast growth factor receptor 3-like isoform X1: MGATKFRHRHGSLVMESVVPSDSGHYTCVVQNTLGSIRQTYTLDVLERFPHRPVLQAGLPENQTATLGSDVEFHCKVYSDAQPHIQWLKHVEVNGSKTGPDGRPYVTVLKTSGINTSNKELEVLSLRNVTFEDSGEYTCLAGNYFGFSHHSAWLEVLPAERELAEGSAAGKWSAGRISSWVGFSIFILTASVGTLCYLRGVSGKNLGSPGVDNDIRFPPEQEVTSVNSGLPWVRIVHPISRDSTVMASVSEPPPPADPKWEISRTRLTLGHSLGEGCFGQVFKAEAVGLHLDNTAEPVTVAVKMLKDDANGQDLSDLVSEMEMKVIGRHENIINLLGACTQGGPLYVLMEYAAKGNLRDFLRAQRPLSAECYGASRLPEEQLTRKDLVSCACQVARGMEHLASRKCVHRDLAARNVLVTEDSVMKVADFGLARDVHRLGYYKKITHGRLPVKWMAPESLLDGVYTHQSDVWSFGVLLWEIFTLGGSPYPGIPAEELFKLLKAGYRMHKPADCLHDL, encoded by the exons ATGGGGGCCACCAAG TTTAGGCACCGGCATGGGAGCCTGGTCATGGAGAGTGTGGTGCCTTCTGATAGCGGCCACTACACCTGCGTGGTTCAGAACACGTTGGGCAGCATCCGGCAGACTTACACCCTGGATGTCCTGG AGCGCTTCCCACATCGGCCCGTTTTGCAGGCTGGGCTGCCGGAAAACCAGACGGCCACCCTAGGAAGCGACGTGGAGTTCCACTGCAAGGTCTACAGCGATGCCCAGCCGCACATCCAGTGGCTGAAGCACGTGGAGGTGAATGGCAGCAAGACAGGCCCGGATGGCAGGCCCTACGTCACCGTCCTCAAG ACATCAGGCATTAACACAAGCAACAAGGAGCTAGAAGTTCTGTCTCTGCGCAATGTCACCTTTGAGGACTCGGGGGAGTACACCTGTCTGGCAGGCAATTATTTTGGATTTTCCCATCACTCTGCATGGCTGGAGGTGCTGCCAG CTGAGAGAGAGCTGGCCGAGGGCAGTGCAGCTGGCAAGTGGTCTGCAGGCCGCATCAGCTCCTGGGTGGGCTTCTCCATCTTCATCTTGACGGCATCGGTTGGGACGCTCTGCTACCTGCGTGGAGTCTCAGGAAAGAACCTGGGGTCTCCCGGTGTGGACAATGACATTCGCTTCCCACCCGAGCAAGAG GTGACCTCCGTGAACTCTGGTCTACCCTGGGTCCGCATCGTCCACCCAATTTCAAGAGACTCTACCGTCATGGCCAGTGTTTCTGAGCCTCCGCCGCCAGCCGACCCCAAGTGGGAAATATCGAGAACTCG GCTGACACTCGGTCATTCTCTAGGAGAAGGCTGCTTTGGCCAGGTTTTTAAGGCAGAGGCTGTTGGCCTTCACCTGGACAACACTGCCGAGCCCGTCACCGTGGCTGTGAAAATGCTGAAag ATGATGCCAACGGCCAGGACTTGTCGGACCTGGTGTCTGAGATGGAGATGAAAGTTATTGGCCGGCACGAGAACATTATCAACCTGCTGGGGGCCTGCACACAGGGCG GGCCATTGTATGTGCTGATGGAGTACGCAGCCAAGGGCAACCTCCGGGACTTCCTGCGGGCACAAAGGCCGCTCAGCGCGGAATGCTATGGTGCCTCCAGGCTGCCAGAAGAACAGCTCACCCGCAAAGATCTCGTGTCCTGTGCCTGTCAGGTGGCCCGAGGTATGGAGCACCTGGCTTCTCGGAAG TGCGTTCACAGAGACTTGGCTGCCAGAAACGTGTTGGTGACTGAGGACAGCGTGATGAAGGTTGCAGATTTTGGCCTGGCCCGTGATGTGCACCGTCTGGGATACTACAAGAAGATCACGCAC GGCCGGCTCCCTGTGAAGTGGATGGCACCAGAGTCCCTGTTGGACGGAGTCTACACCCACCAGAGTGATGT GTGGTCCTTTGGAGTCCTGCTCTGGGAGATCTTTACCCTGGGGGGCTCCCCATACCCTGGCATCCCAGCGGAAGAGCTTTTCAAGCTGTTGAAAGCCGGCTACCGCATGCACAAGCCTGCCGACTGCCTACACGACTTGTGA